From a single Petroclostridium xylanilyticum genomic region:
- a CDS encoding DUF1858 domain-containing protein, translating into MPKVTLDTIISDVLRMDRGTAPIFMKAGMHCLGCPSSSGESIADACAIHGIDAEKLVQELNEYLESKESK; encoded by the coding sequence ATGCCAAAAGTAACTTTAGATACAATTATTTCCGATGTACTAAGGATGGATAGGGGTACAGCACCGATTTTTATGAAGGCTGGAATGCATTGTCTGGGATGTCCTTCATCATCCGGTGAAAGTATCGCTGATGCATGTGCGATTCATGGTATAGATGCAGAAAAGTTAGTACAAGAATTGAATGAATACCTGGAAAGCAAAGAAAGCAAATAA
- a CDS encoding Fe-S-containing hydro-lyase, protein MEIHIQTPLTKDKLKDLKAGDSVLISGTIYTGRDAAHKRMIEALEKGEALPFDIENQIIYYVGPCPAKPGQVIGSCGPTTSGRMDAYAPLLIEKGLTGMIGKGLRSKQVIDAMTQYGAVYFGAIGGAGALIAKTVKSEEIVAYEDLGTEAIRKLTVEKFPAVVIIDSKGNNLYETGRKQYESIAFYNSNSI, encoded by the coding sequence ATGGAAATTCACATTCAAACACCATTGACAAAAGATAAATTAAAAGACCTGAAGGCCGGAGATAGCGTATTAATATCGGGAACAATTTATACAGGAAGGGATGCCGCTCATAAGCGAATGATAGAGGCACTTGAGAAGGGTGAAGCATTACCTTTTGATATTGAAAATCAAATTATTTATTATGTAGGACCATGTCCTGCGAAGCCGGGACAGGTAATTGGCTCATGCGGACCTACAACAAGCGGCAGAATGGACGCATATGCACCCCTTTTAATCGAAAAAGGATTAACCGGAATGATAGGAAAAGGACTAAGAAGCAAACAGGTCATTGATGCTATGACACAGTATGGGGCGGTATATTTCGGTGCTATTGGTGGAGCCGGGGCACTTATCGCAAAAACCGTAAAAAGTGAAGAGATTGTTGCATATGAAGATTTGGGCACCGAAGCAATTAGAAAATTGACAGTTGAAAAATTTCCTGCAGTAGTAATAATAGATTCTAAAGGTAACAACCTTTATGAAACCGGAAGAAAACAATATGAAAGCATTGCATTTTATAATTCTAATAGTATATAA